One window of Athalia rosae chromosome 2, iyAthRosa1.1, whole genome shotgun sequence genomic DNA carries:
- the LOC105692359 gene encoding dynein light chain 2, cytoplasmic, with translation MSDRKAVIKNADMSEEMQQDAVDCATQALEKFNIEKDIAAFIKKEFDKKYNPTWHCIVGRNFGSYVTHETRHFIYFYLGQVAILLFKSG, from the exons ATGTCGGACCGTAAGGCTGTGATCAAAAATGCTGACATGTCCGAGGAGATGCAGCAGGACGCCGTAGACTGCGCTACTCAGgctcttgaaaaattcaacatcgAAAAG GACATTGCAGCCTTCATAAAGAAGGAGTTTGACAAGAAATACAACCCGACGTGGCATTGCATCGTTGGGCGTAACTTTGGTAGCTATGTGACGCATGAAACAAGacatttcatctatttttactTGGGCCAGGTAGCCATTCTCCTTTTTAAAAGCGGATAA
- the LOC105692348 gene encoding serine/arginine-rich splicing factor 1A yields the protein MSHGGRNECRIYVGNLPPDIRTKDIQDLFFKFGKVTFVDLKNRRGPPFAFVEFDDPRDAEDAVHARDGYDYDGYRLRVEFPRGGGPSNNFRGGRGAGGGDSGGRGGRGEMSNSRGRGPPARRSQYRVLVTGLPSSGSWQDLKDHMREAGDVCFADVYKDGTGVVEFLRYEDMKYAVKKLDDSRFRSHEGEVAYIRVKEDHSSGDRGRSEDRERGRTRSRSYSPRRRGSPTYSPLRRNYSRSRSHSRSRSYD from the exons ATGTCTCACGGTGGAAGAAATGAGTGTAGAATATACGTAGGCAATCTACCACCAGACATTCGTACAAAGGACATCCAGGatcttttcttcaaattcggTAAAGTTACATTTGTTGATTTGAAGAACCGCAGAGGACCGCCATTCGCCTTCGTTGAGTTCGACGACCCAag GGATGCAGAAGATGCAGTACATGCAAGAGATGGTTACGACTATGATGGTTACAGACTGAGAGTTGAGTTTCCCAGGGGTGGTGGCCCAAGCAACAACTTTCGTGGTGGCCGTGGTGCTGGGGGTGGGGATAGTGGCGGTCGAGGTGGTAGAGGTGAAATGAGTAATTCTCGAGGACGAGGACCTCCAGCTCGTCGATCTCAATACAGGGTTTTGGTGACGGGTCTGCCTTCTTCTGGGAGCTGGCAAGATCTCAAGGACCACATGCGCGAAGCAGGTGACGTTTGCTTTGCAGATGTCTACAAAGATGGAACTGGTGTTGTTGAATTTCTGCGATATGAGGACATGAAATATGCTGTCAAAAAATTGGATGATTCCAGATTTAGATCCCATGAG GGTGAAGTTGCTTATATTCGAGTGAAAGAAGATCATAGCAGCGGAGACCGGGGCCGCAGCGAAGACAGGGAGAGAGGACGCACTCGTTCCCGAAGTTACAGTCCACGTCGTCGTGGATCTCCCACGTACTCTCCATTACGTCGCAACTATTCGCGGTCTCGATCCCACTCCAGATCCCGCTCGTATGATTAG
- the LOC105692346 gene encoding phenoloxidase 1-like isoform X1 translates to MRKAPRCIGLMECSRLDLDSDSRLLRRRVLGSLQNSWISFLMDSKGLDYHKGERYQNVPNVVPRSRAGAPSIPVREITVPNLGIVTNLDRKQNFSLFLPSHRQMAGRLIEIFLGMRDYEDFLSASVYCHDRVNPQMYIYCLTVAILHRPDTRNLPIPSLAEVFPDKFITSRIFADAREEANLVPAGSRIPIEIPRDYTASNLDNEHKLAYFREDLGINLHHWHWHLVYPATGPMQVVNKDRRGELLFYMHSQIMSRYNFERLCNDLKRVERWSNWREPIREGYFPKLDTVLSSRAWASRPANSVISDVNRPVDQVQFDIQDLERWRDRIYEAIQTQTIQNDRGQRVRLTEKDGIDVLGNLMEASSLSPNLNLYGDLHNFMHLVISYVHDPDHRYLESFSPIGDPAVTMRDPVFYRLHSWVEYVFQLYKQTLPPYPVEQLNYPGVDVTDVEVVAENQPKNTLHTFWQQSDVDMSRGLDFTPRGAVLARFTHLQYTPYTYRVQVHNKTNSNKLGTCRIFIAPKHDDRGLPMLFADQKTLMVELDKFTVTLKPGRNTLERSSALSAVTIPFEQTFRNLDVNRPTTIEEQDAFNFCGCGWPQHMLLPRGKINGFPSELFVMISNYDGDKIDQTLEGQCMNAASYCGIRNKKYPDARAMGYPFDRYPRNSVNNLSQFLTPNMKVRDVTILHTNSILRRPTPSTASPTATMS, encoded by the exons ATGAGAAAGGCACCTCGCTGCATAGGGTTGATGGAATGCTCTAGGTTGgatttggattcggattcgcGATTGCTTAGGAGAAGAGTTTTGGGATCGTTGCAAAATAGTTGGATATCATTTTTGATGGATTCGAAAGGATTGGATTACCATAAG ggGGAACGATATCAAAATGTTCCAAACGTCGTTCCTCGCAGCAGAGCTGGAGCACCATCAATTCCTGTTCGAGAAATCACTGTCCCAAACCTTGGGATAGTTACTAATCTTGATCGCAAgcaaaatttctctctctttttgccAAGCCATAGACAAATGGCTGGAAGATTGATTGAAATCTTTCTTGGTATGAGAGATTACGAAGACTTCCTATCCGCATCAGTTTATTGCCACGATCGAGTTAATCCCCAAATGTATATTTACTGTTTGACCGTTGCCATTCTGCATAGACCTGACACGCGAAATTTGCCTATACCTTCTTTGGCTGAAGTCTTCCCAGATAAATTCATAACTAGCAGAATCTTTGCTGATGCACGGGAAGAAGCTAATCTAGTTCCTGCTGGTTCAAGG ATCCCCATCGAAATACCAAGAGATTACACCGCATCTAATTTGGACAACGAACACAAACTTGCATATTTCCGTGAAGATCTAGGTATCAATCTCCACCATTGGCATTGGCACTTGGTCTACCCTGCCACTGGACCAATGCAGGTGGTAAATAAAGACAGGCGTGGGGAACTCTTGTTCTATATGCACTCCCAAATCATGTCGAGATACAACTTTGAGCGACTCTGTAATGATTTGAAACGTGTGGAGCGTTGGAGTAACTGGCGTGAACCGATTCGTGAGGGATATTTCCCAAAACTGGATACAGTCTTATCCAGTAGAGCCTGGGCATCTCGTCCAGCTAACTCTGTTATATCTGATGTCAATCGTCCAGTTGACCAAGTTCAATTTGATATACAAGATCTCGAAAGGTGGAGAGATCGCATCTATGAAGCTATTCAAACACAAACAATTCAAAAC GATAGAGGTCAACGGGTACGATTGACCGAGAAAGATGGCATAGATGTCCTCGGCAATCTCATGGAAGCTTCCAGCCTGTCCCCCAATCTTAATTTATATGGTGATTTGCACAACTTCATGCACTTGGTTATATCTTATGTGCATGATCCAGATCACAGATATTTGGAATCCTTCTCTCCAATCGGAGATCCTGCAGTTACAATGAGAGATCCAGTTTTTTATCGCTTACATAGTTGGGTGGAAtatgtttttcaattatacaaaCAGACGCTCCCCCCATATCCAGTAGAACAGTTGAATTATCCAGGGGTCGACGTAACGG ATGTGGAAGTAGTAGCAGAAAATCAACCAAAGAATACGTTGCACACGTTTTGGCAACAGAGTGATGTTGATATGTCTCGTGGCTTAGATTTCACCCCCAGAGGCGCGGTCCTTGCACGATTTACCCACTTGCAATACACTCCATACACTTACAGAGTGCAGGTCCACAATAAAACTAATTCGAACAAATTAGGCACTTGCAGAATCTTTATTGCTCCGAAACATGATGATCGTGGTTTGCCAATGCTATTTGCAGATCAGAAGACTCTTATGGTCGAACTGGACAAATTCACCGTAACTT TGAAACCTGGAAGAAATACTCTTGAACGCAGTTCAGCCTTGTCTGCTGTAACAATTCCATTTGAGCAAACGTTCAGGAATTTAGATGTAAACAGGCCAACTACAATTGAGGAACAAGATGCCTTCAACTTTTGTGGCTGTGGCTGGCCACAACATATGCTACTTCCCAGAGGAAAAATCAATGGCTTTCCCTCCGAGCTTTTTGTTATGATATCAAACTATGATGGCGACAAG ATTGATCAAACTTTAGAAGGTCAGTGCATGAATGCAGCAAGTTATTGTGgaatacgaaataaaaagtatcCAGACGCTCGTGCTATGGGATATCCATTCGACCGTTACCCAAGGAATTCTGTCAACAATTTGTCTCAATTTTTGACACCCAATATGAAAGTACGGGATGTAACGATTCTCCACACAAATTCGATCCTACGTCGGCCAACCCCATCCACTGCGAGTCCAACGGCGACAATGTCTTGA
- the LOC105692346 gene encoding phenoloxidase 1-like isoform X2, whose protein sequence is MSRNVSDILYLFDRPCEPIFLERGENAITFEVPHRYLGERYQNVPNVVPRSRAGAPSIPVREITVPNLGIVTNLDRKQNFSLFLPSHRQMAGRLIEIFLGMRDYEDFLSASVYCHDRVNPQMYIYCLTVAILHRPDTRNLPIPSLAEVFPDKFITSRIFADAREEANLVPAGSRIPIEIPRDYTASNLDNEHKLAYFREDLGINLHHWHWHLVYPATGPMQVVNKDRRGELLFYMHSQIMSRYNFERLCNDLKRVERWSNWREPIREGYFPKLDTVLSSRAWASRPANSVISDVNRPVDQVQFDIQDLERWRDRIYEAIQTQTIQNDRGQRVRLTEKDGIDVLGNLMEASSLSPNLNLYGDLHNFMHLVISYVHDPDHRYLESFSPIGDPAVTMRDPVFYRLHSWVEYVFQLYKQTLPPYPVEQLNYPGVDVTDVEVVAENQPKNTLHTFWQQSDVDMSRGLDFTPRGAVLARFTHLQYTPYTYRVQVHNKTNSNKLGTCRIFIAPKHDDRGLPMLFADQKTLMVELDKFTVTLKPGRNTLERSSALSAVTIPFEQTFRNLDVNRPTTIEEQDAFNFCGCGWPQHMLLPRGKINGFPSELFVMISNYDGDKIDQTLEGQCMNAASYCGIRNKKYPDARAMGYPFDRYPRNSVNNLSQFLTPNMKVRDVTILHTNSILRRPTPSTASPTATMS, encoded by the exons ATGTCGCGAAACGTATCTGATATACTGTATCTCTTCGATCGGCCCTGTGAACCAATATTTCTGGAAAGAGGGGAAAACGCAATAACGTTCGAAGTTCCCCATAGGTATTTG ggGGAACGATATCAAAATGTTCCAAACGTCGTTCCTCGCAGCAGAGCTGGAGCACCATCAATTCCTGTTCGAGAAATCACTGTCCCAAACCTTGGGATAGTTACTAATCTTGATCGCAAgcaaaatttctctctctttttgccAAGCCATAGACAAATGGCTGGAAGATTGATTGAAATCTTTCTTGGTATGAGAGATTACGAAGACTTCCTATCCGCATCAGTTTATTGCCACGATCGAGTTAATCCCCAAATGTATATTTACTGTTTGACCGTTGCCATTCTGCATAGACCTGACACGCGAAATTTGCCTATACCTTCTTTGGCTGAAGTCTTCCCAGATAAATTCATAACTAGCAGAATCTTTGCTGATGCACGGGAAGAAGCTAATCTAGTTCCTGCTGGTTCAAGG ATCCCCATCGAAATACCAAGAGATTACACCGCATCTAATTTGGACAACGAACACAAACTTGCATATTTCCGTGAAGATCTAGGTATCAATCTCCACCATTGGCATTGGCACTTGGTCTACCCTGCCACTGGACCAATGCAGGTGGTAAATAAAGACAGGCGTGGGGAACTCTTGTTCTATATGCACTCCCAAATCATGTCGAGATACAACTTTGAGCGACTCTGTAATGATTTGAAACGTGTGGAGCGTTGGAGTAACTGGCGTGAACCGATTCGTGAGGGATATTTCCCAAAACTGGATACAGTCTTATCCAGTAGAGCCTGGGCATCTCGTCCAGCTAACTCTGTTATATCTGATGTCAATCGTCCAGTTGACCAAGTTCAATTTGATATACAAGATCTCGAAAGGTGGAGAGATCGCATCTATGAAGCTATTCAAACACAAACAATTCAAAAC GATAGAGGTCAACGGGTACGATTGACCGAGAAAGATGGCATAGATGTCCTCGGCAATCTCATGGAAGCTTCCAGCCTGTCCCCCAATCTTAATTTATATGGTGATTTGCACAACTTCATGCACTTGGTTATATCTTATGTGCATGATCCAGATCACAGATATTTGGAATCCTTCTCTCCAATCGGAGATCCTGCAGTTACAATGAGAGATCCAGTTTTTTATCGCTTACATAGTTGGGTGGAAtatgtttttcaattatacaaaCAGACGCTCCCCCCATATCCAGTAGAACAGTTGAATTATCCAGGGGTCGACGTAACGG ATGTGGAAGTAGTAGCAGAAAATCAACCAAAGAATACGTTGCACACGTTTTGGCAACAGAGTGATGTTGATATGTCTCGTGGCTTAGATTTCACCCCCAGAGGCGCGGTCCTTGCACGATTTACCCACTTGCAATACACTCCATACACTTACAGAGTGCAGGTCCACAATAAAACTAATTCGAACAAATTAGGCACTTGCAGAATCTTTATTGCTCCGAAACATGATGATCGTGGTTTGCCAATGCTATTTGCAGATCAGAAGACTCTTATGGTCGAACTGGACAAATTCACCGTAACTT TGAAACCTGGAAGAAATACTCTTGAACGCAGTTCAGCCTTGTCTGCTGTAACAATTCCATTTGAGCAAACGTTCAGGAATTTAGATGTAAACAGGCCAACTACAATTGAGGAACAAGATGCCTTCAACTTTTGTGGCTGTGGCTGGCCACAACATATGCTACTTCCCAGAGGAAAAATCAATGGCTTTCCCTCCGAGCTTTTTGTTATGATATCAAACTATGATGGCGACAAG ATTGATCAAACTTTAGAAGGTCAGTGCATGAATGCAGCAAGTTATTGTGgaatacgaaataaaaagtatcCAGACGCTCGTGCTATGGGATATCCATTCGACCGTTACCCAAGGAATTCTGTCAACAATTTGTCTCAATTTTTGACACCCAATATGAAAGTACGGGATGTAACGATTCTCCACACAAATTCGATCCTACGTCGGCCAACCCCATCCACTGCGAGTCCAACGGCGACAATGTCTTGA